One region of Baekduia soli genomic DNA includes:
- a CDS encoding lipopolysaccharide biosynthesis protein: MAEASQDGASRSFGSGARILSIGIAATGLFTFAYFSVARHVLEDDAYGRVSTLWAVLFVVMSVIYRPVEQLLSRTIADRRARGSAGGHPLRVPALIQLAFAATFLVVALALRGPIQDGLFDGESSLYWVLVGAALAYAASYFARGYFAGHQWFGLYGGLVLFESLSRFAFPVAVAVGISTGETAVALGIVAAPLASLCVIPWALGRHEAGAAAAQDVPRARGDMRQGAGFAGSVALIQLGEQTLLNAAVLLVPDSGKAGVVFSALLIARAPLQLFQAVQTSLLPHLAGLEATEGHAAFARAIRQTILVIVAFAGAVAVGLLAIGPWVMDVLFPSDQGYGRLGLAVIAVGMGLHLAAGTLNQAALARGRAHQAAAAWIVAALAFVVWMVLPIVGDELARAEVGYAGGAGLLCALLWTLYRRPGLGPDPVPDDAEVETAAAPTPIG, translated from the coding sequence TTGGCTGAGGCCTCCCAGGACGGCGCGAGCCGCTCGTTCGGCAGCGGCGCCCGCATCCTGAGCATCGGGATCGCGGCGACCGGGCTCTTCACGTTCGCCTACTTCTCGGTCGCCCGCCACGTCCTGGAGGACGACGCCTACGGCCGTGTCTCGACGCTGTGGGCCGTGCTCTTCGTCGTCATGTCGGTGATCTACCGGCCCGTCGAGCAGCTCCTCTCGCGCACCATCGCCGACCGCCGCGCCCGCGGCTCGGCCGGCGGCCACCCGCTGCGCGTCCCCGCCCTCATTCAGCTCGCCTTCGCCGCGACGTTCCTCGTCGTGGCCCTGGCGCTGCGCGGCCCGATCCAGGACGGCCTGTTCGACGGCGAGTCCTCGCTGTACTGGGTGCTCGTCGGCGCCGCCCTGGCCTACGCCGCCAGCTACTTCGCCCGCGGCTACTTCGCCGGGCACCAGTGGTTCGGCCTCTACGGCGGGCTCGTGCTGTTCGAGTCGCTCTCGCGCTTCGCCTTCCCCGTGGCCGTCGCGGTGGGCATCAGCACCGGCGAGACCGCCGTCGCGCTGGGCATCGTCGCCGCGCCGCTGGCCTCGCTGTGCGTCATCCCGTGGGCGCTGGGCCGCCACGAGGCGGGCGCCGCCGCCGCCCAGGACGTGCCGCGCGCCCGCGGCGACATGCGCCAGGGCGCGGGCTTCGCGGGCTCCGTCGCGCTCATCCAGCTCGGCGAGCAGACGCTGCTCAACGCCGCTGTGCTGCTCGTGCCCGACTCCGGGAAGGCCGGCGTCGTGTTCAGCGCGCTGCTCATCGCCCGCGCGCCGCTGCAGCTCTTCCAGGCCGTGCAGACCTCCTTGCTGCCCCACCTCGCCGGCCTGGAGGCCACGGAGGGCCACGCGGCGTTCGCGCGGGCCATCCGCCAGACGATCCTCGTCATCGTCGCCTTCGCGGGCGCGGTCGCGGTCGGGCTGCTGGCGATCGGCCCGTGGGTCATGGACGTCCTGTTCCCCTCCGACCAGGGCTACGGCCGCCTGGGCCTGGCCGTCATCGCCGTCGGCATGGGCCTGCACCTGGCAGCGGGCACGCTCAACCAGGCCGCGCTGGCCCGCGGGCGCGCCCACCAGGCCGCCGCGGCGTGGATCGTCGCCGCGCTGGCCTTCGTGGTCTGGATGGTCCTGCCGATCGTCGGCGACGAGCTCGCCCGGGCCGAGGTCGGCTACGCCGGCGGCGCGGGCCTGCTGTGCGCGCTGCTGTGGACCCTGTACCGGCGCCCCGGCCTCGGGCCCGACCCCGTGCCCGACGACGCCGAGGTCGAGACGGCGGCTGCCCCGACGCCGATCGGGTAG
- a CDS encoding ABC transporter permease: MAKIAVRGLLARKLRLALTALAVALGVTLIAGTYIFTDTITKSFDTIFTQGNKGTDVALSPNNDLAGDNDPPPIPASVLARVKQVDGVAQAEGAVFSAGGSFRKADGSKLKGKGFSAIAGAHDVKRFESFAPTQGHLPETADEVAIPKGTADNEHLRLGDKLQIQDAAPKKLYTISGIVTIAGVDSLGGGVIAVLTLPEAQRMTGKGTAFDEIEVAAKPGVTPAQLKARIAKVVPKGIEVRTGPEQADQQTKDIKTGFLDFLRTALLAFAGISLFVGAFLIFNTFSITVAQRTREFALLRVLGAKRKQVLRSVLAEGLVIGVVGSAVGLGLGILVAGGLKALFKAFGADLPTTGTVIASRTIIVSLLVGTIVTLISTLAPAFRATRVPPLAALREGLDSGHKRSRWATPLAALLTLGGLALMALGLFGTAKASAALSLMGGGAVATFLGVALLSPRLVGPIAGFVGIPFERLRGITGRIARENTVRFPGRTAVTAGALMIGVALVTFASVFAAGAKSTIREAVDNGSRAQAVVENTDGFSAFSPQATAAVAKVPGVKEVAAIRTAQGRIDGKKKGVTGVDQRTFPDLYHSGWKQGGDATMRALGDGQVLISKKYSEDNGVKVGDTLRIETAKALTVPLKVTGILNDKGGLTGDLVVTNSLLERDFGARKDAFVFVGYDGSRPATQVKAQIDRLLDTQFPEAEAKTNGEFIKQQEDQVNQLLTLIYALLAMAIIVSLFGIVNTLVLSISERTRELGLLRAIGMSRRQVRRVIRYEAIITAEIGAVIGLVLGIVLSILVTRAIDGFRLAIPVGSLILLLVLAALAGVLAAILPARRASRLNVLESLAYE, translated from the coding sequence ATGGCCAAGATCGCCGTCCGCGGGCTGCTCGCCCGCAAGCTCCGCCTTGCCCTGACCGCCCTGGCCGTCGCGCTGGGCGTCACGCTCATCGCGGGCACCTACATCTTCACCGACACCATCACGAAGTCGTTCGACACGATCTTCACGCAGGGCAACAAGGGCACCGACGTCGCGCTGTCGCCGAACAACGACCTCGCCGGCGACAACGACCCGCCACCGATCCCGGCCTCCGTCCTGGCCCGCGTCAAGCAGGTCGACGGCGTCGCCCAGGCCGAGGGTGCCGTGTTCAGCGCGGGCGGCTCGTTCCGCAAGGCCGACGGCTCCAAGCTCAAGGGCAAGGGCTTCAGCGCGATCGCCGGGGCCCACGACGTCAAGCGCTTCGAGTCCTTCGCGCCGACCCAGGGCCATCTGCCCGAGACGGCCGACGAGGTCGCCATCCCCAAGGGCACGGCCGACAACGAGCACCTCAGGCTCGGCGACAAGCTCCAGATCCAGGACGCGGCCCCCAAGAAGCTGTACACCATCTCGGGCATCGTGACGATCGCCGGCGTCGACTCGCTCGGCGGCGGGGTCATCGCGGTCCTGACGCTGCCCGAGGCCCAGCGCATGACCGGCAAGGGCACCGCCTTCGACGAGATCGAGGTCGCCGCCAAGCCCGGCGTGACGCCGGCCCAGCTCAAGGCGCGCATCGCCAAGGTGGTGCCCAAGGGCATCGAGGTGCGCACCGGCCCCGAGCAGGCCGACCAGCAGACCAAGGACATCAAGACGGGCTTCCTGGACTTCCTGCGCACCGCGCTGCTGGCCTTCGCCGGGATCTCCCTGTTCGTCGGGGCCTTCCTGATCTTCAACACGTTCTCGATCACGGTGGCCCAGCGCACGCGCGAGTTCGCGCTGCTGCGGGTGCTGGGCGCCAAGCGCAAGCAGGTGCTGCGCTCGGTCCTGGCCGAGGGCCTGGTGATCGGCGTCGTCGGCTCGGCCGTGGGCCTGGGCCTGGGCATCCTCGTGGCCGGGGGCCTGAAGGCGCTGTTCAAGGCCTTCGGCGCCGACCTGCCGACGACGGGCACGGTCATCGCCTCGCGCACGATCATCGTCTCGCTGCTCGTGGGGACGATCGTCACGCTCATCTCGACGCTGGCGCCGGCGTTCCGGGCCACCCGCGTGCCGCCGCTGGCGGCCCTGCGCGAGGGGCTGGACAGCGGGCACAAGCGCTCGCGCTGGGCCACGCCGCTGGCCGCGCTGCTGACGCTCGGCGGCCTGGCCCTCATGGCGCTCGGGCTGTTCGGCACCGCCAAGGCCAGCGCGGCCCTGTCGCTCATGGGCGGTGGCGCGGTGGCGACGTTCCTCGGCGTGGCGCTGCTGAGCCCCCGCCTCGTCGGGCCGATCGCCGGCTTCGTCGGCATCCCGTTCGAGCGCCTGCGCGGGATCACCGGCCGCATCGCCCGCGAGAACACCGTGCGCTTCCCGGGCCGGACGGCCGTCACCGCCGGCGCGCTGATGATCGGCGTCGCGCTGGTCACGTTCGCCTCCGTGTTCGCCGCCGGCGCCAAGAGCACGATCCGCGAGGCGGTCGACAACGGCTCGCGCGCCCAGGCCGTCGTCGAGAACACCGATGGCTTCAGCGCGTTCTCGCCCCAGGCGACCGCGGCTGTCGCCAAGGTCCCCGGCGTCAAGGAGGTCGCGGCGATCCGCACCGCCCAGGGCCGGATCGACGGCAAGAAGAAGGGCGTCACCGGCGTCGACCAGCGGACGTTCCCCGACCTGTATCACTCGGGCTGGAAGCAGGGCGGCGACGCCACGATGCGCGCGCTCGGCGACGGCCAGGTCCTCATCAGCAAGAAGTACTCCGAGGACAACGGCGTCAAGGTCGGCGACACCCTGCGGATCGAGACGGCCAAGGCCCTCACGGTGCCGCTGAAGGTCACCGGGATCCTGAACGACAAGGGCGGCCTGACCGGCGACCTCGTCGTGACCAACAGCCTGCTCGAGCGCGACTTCGGCGCGCGCAAGGACGCGTTCGTGTTCGTCGGCTACGACGGGTCGCGGCCGGCCACGCAGGTCAAGGCCCAGATCGACCGGCTGCTCGACACCCAGTTCCCCGAGGCCGAGGCCAAGACCAACGGCGAGTTCATCAAGCAGCAGGAGGACCAGGTCAACCAGCTGCTGACCCTGATCTACGCGCTGCTGGCTATGGCGATCATCGTGTCGCTGTTCGGGATCGTCAACACGCTCGTGCTCTCGATCTCCGAGCGCACGCGCGAGCTGGGCCTGCTGCGCGCGATCGGGATGTCGCGCCGGCAGGTGCGCCGCGTCATCCGCTACGAGGCGATCATCACCGCCGAGATCGGCGCGGTGATCGGGCTCGTGCTCGGGATCGTGCTCTCGATCCTGGTGACGCGGGCGATCGACGGCTTCAGGCTGGCGATCCCGGTCGGCTCGCTGATCCTGCTGCTCGTGCTCGCCGCGCTGGCCGGCGTCCTGGCGGCGATCCTGCCCGCGCGCCGCGCGTCGCGCCTGAACGTGCTCGAGTCGCTGGCCTACGAGTAG
- a CDS encoding ABC transporter ATP-binding protein encodes MTSIVSAQDLGRVFGEGGAAVTALDGVTVDFPAGAFTAIMGPSGSGKSTLMHLLAGLDRPTSGTVTLDGIELTTLNDDALTQLRRDRVGFIFQAFNLLPVLTAFENIVLPLSIAGRDPDDAWVEQLIDLVGLRDRITHRPSELSGGQQQRVAVVRALASRPAVVFADEPTGNLDSAASTEILQLLRRSVDEFGQTIIMVTHDEEAAGYADRLLVLRDGQIVEDRAPTTSAVA; translated from the coding sequence ATGACCTCCATCGTCTCTGCGCAGGACCTCGGCCGGGTGTTCGGCGAGGGTGGTGCTGCCGTGACAGCGCTCGACGGCGTCACCGTCGACTTTCCCGCCGGCGCGTTCACCGCGATCATGGGCCCCTCGGGCTCCGGCAAGTCCACGTTGATGCACCTGCTCGCCGGCCTGGACCGCCCGACCTCGGGCACCGTGACGCTCGACGGCATCGAGCTGACCACGCTCAACGACGACGCGCTGACCCAGCTGCGCCGCGACCGCGTCGGCTTCATCTTCCAGGCCTTCAACCTGCTGCCCGTGCTGACGGCGTTCGAGAACATCGTGTTGCCGCTGTCGATCGCCGGCCGCGACCCCGACGACGCCTGGGTCGAGCAGCTCATCGACCTCGTGGGCCTTCGCGACCGCATCACGCACCGGCCCAGCGAGCTCTCCGGCGGCCAGCAGCAGCGCGTGGCCGTCGTCCGGGCGCTGGCCAGCCGGCCCGCGGTCGTGTTCGCGGACGAGCCGACGGGCAACCTGGACTCGGCGGCCTCCACCGAGATCCTGCAGCTGCTGCGCCGGTCCGTCGACGAGTTCGGCCAGACGATCATCATGGTCACCCACGACGAGGAGGCCGCCGGCTACGCCGACCGCCTGCTCGTCCTGCGCGACGGCCAGATCGTCGAGGACCGCGCCCCCACCACGTCCGCCGTCGCCTAG
- a CDS encoding glycosyltransferase family 2 protein, protein MKLFIQIPCLNEEETLPATLADLPREIEGFDSVEVLVIDDGSTDRTIEVARANGVDHIVKLTNNKGLAAGFQAGLDACLKLGADVIVNTDADNQYNGHDIPKLVVPILEGRADMVVGDRETDTIEHFSPLKKRLQKLGSWVVRRASETDLPDTTSGFRAYNREAAIQMAVVSKYTYTLETIIQAGKLLVATDHVAIGTNPKTRESRLFPSMSSYVRRNAVAILRIYAQYEPLRVFTTAALLLFILALIPFGRFVWAYVDGEGAGHVQSLIFGAVLFNAAVMVGALGVIGDLLLSQRIMAQRIFERVRRIELQLGVPPSHYEPGQPGAGPDHPAATTGAKAAGRTEDREALKL, encoded by the coding sequence ATGAAGCTCTTCATCCAGATCCCCTGCCTCAACGAGGAGGAGACGCTGCCGGCGACGCTGGCCGACCTCCCCCGCGAGATCGAGGGCTTCGACTCCGTCGAGGTGCTCGTCATCGACGACGGCTCCACGGACCGCACGATCGAGGTCGCGCGGGCCAACGGCGTCGACCACATCGTCAAGCTGACGAACAACAAGGGCTTGGCCGCCGGCTTCCAGGCCGGGCTGGACGCCTGCCTCAAGCTCGGCGCCGACGTCATCGTCAACACCGACGCCGACAACCAGTACAACGGCCACGACATCCCCAAGCTGGTCGTGCCGATCCTCGAGGGCCGCGCCGACATGGTCGTCGGCGACCGCGAGACCGACACCATCGAGCACTTCTCGCCGCTGAAGAAGCGCCTGCAGAAGCTCGGCTCGTGGGTCGTGCGCCGCGCATCGGAGACCGACCTGCCCGACACGACCTCGGGCTTCCGCGCCTACAACCGCGAGGCCGCGATCCAGATGGCGGTCGTCTCCAAGTACACCTACACGCTCGAGACGATCATCCAGGCCGGCAAGCTGCTGGTGGCCACCGACCACGTCGCGATCGGGACCAACCCGAAGACGCGCGAGTCGCGCCTGTTCCCGTCGATGAGCTCCTACGTGCGGCGCAACGCCGTGGCCATCCTGCGCATCTACGCGCAGTACGAGCCGCTGCGCGTCTTCACGACCGCCGCGCTGCTGCTCTTCATCCTGGCGCTCATCCCCTTCGGTCGCTTCGTCTGGGCCTACGTCGACGGCGAGGGCGCGGGCCACGTCCAGTCGCTCATCTTCGGCGCGGTGCTCTTCAACGCGGCGGTCATGGTCGGGGCGCTGGGCGTCATCGGCGATCTGCTGCTCAGCCAGCGCATCATGGCCCAGCGCATCTTCGAGCGCGTGCGCCGCATCGAGCTGCAGCTCGGCGTCCCGCCGAGCCACTACGAGCCGGGCCAGCCCGGCGCCGGCCCGGACCATCCCGCCGCCACCACCGGGGCCAAGGCCGCCGGCCGCACCGAAGACCGCGAGGCACTCAAGCTATGA
- a CDS encoding response regulator transcription factor: protein MRVVLADDSVLLREGLAALLEGKDFEVVAQSGDAEDLLRKVGAHKPDVAIVDVRMPPTHTDEGLKAALEIRSRFPDTGVLVLSAYVEETSALELLSDDAAGIGYLLKDRVSDVDRFTEAVRRVGEGGSALDPEVVSRLLGRRRREDPLEALSPREREVLGLMAEGRSNHAIAEALVVTERAVEKHVTSIFTKLSLPPTVEDHRRVLAVLAYVQSA from the coding sequence TTGCGCGTAGTGCTGGCAGACGACTCGGTGCTGCTGCGGGAGGGGCTCGCGGCGCTCCTGGAGGGCAAGGACTTCGAGGTGGTGGCCCAGTCGGGCGACGCCGAGGACCTGCTGCGCAAGGTCGGCGCCCACAAGCCCGACGTCGCGATCGTCGACGTGCGCATGCCGCCGACCCACACCGACGAGGGCCTGAAGGCCGCGCTGGAGATCCGCTCGCGCTTCCCCGACACCGGGGTGCTCGTGCTCAGCGCCTACGTCGAGGAGACCTCGGCGCTCGAGCTGCTCTCCGACGACGCCGCGGGGATCGGCTACCTGCTCAAGGACCGCGTCAGCGACGTCGACCGCTTCACGGAGGCCGTGCGGCGCGTGGGGGAGGGCGGCAGCGCCCTGGACCCCGAGGTCGTCTCGCGCCTGCTCGGCCGCCGGCGTCGGGAGGACCCGCTCGAGGCCCTCTCCCCGCGCGAGCGCGAGGTGCTCGGCCTCATGGCCGAGGGCCGCTCCAACCACGCGATCGCCGAGGCGCTCGTCGTCACCGAGCGCGCGGTGGAGAAGCACGTGACGTCGATCTTCACCAAACTCTCGCTGCCGCCGACCGTCGAGGACCACCGCCGCGTCCTCGCCGTCCTGGCCTACGTGCAGTCCGCCTGA
- a CDS encoding class I SAM-dependent methyltransferase: MSSGVTVDREGTVTGNTYDKYGSTNPVVRRLMANFEATLEELFTLAAPESILDVGCGEGVLTHRWAQKPGVRRIVGLDLDDPLLHEAWKGRQHPNLEYRVMKAENLPFADGEFEVATAIEVLEHVPDPEHTVAEMARCASGHLLVSVPREPLWRGLNLARGAYLKELGNTPGHVNHWSKRSFVELLSRHGSVVQARSPFPWTMLLVKLG; encoded by the coding sequence ATGAGCTCAGGCGTCACCGTCGACCGCGAGGGCACGGTCACCGGCAACACGTACGACAAGTACGGCTCGACCAATCCCGTCGTCCGCCGTCTCATGGCCAACTTCGAGGCCACGCTGGAGGAGCTGTTCACGCTCGCCGCGCCCGAGAGCATCCTCGACGTCGGCTGCGGCGAGGGCGTGCTGACCCACCGGTGGGCCCAGAAGCCCGGCGTCCGGCGGATCGTCGGCCTCGACCTCGACGACCCGCTGCTGCACGAGGCCTGGAAGGGCCGCCAGCACCCCAACCTCGAGTACCGGGTCATGAAGGCCGAGAACCTGCCCTTCGCCGACGGCGAGTTCGAGGTCGCCACGGCCATCGAGGTCCTCGAGCACGTTCCGGACCCCGAGCACACCGTCGCCGAGATGGCCCGCTGCGCCTCCGGGCACCTGCTCGTCAGCGTCCCGCGCGAGCCGCTGTGGCGCGGGCTGAACCTCGCCCGCGGCGCCTACCTCAAGGAGCTGGGCAACACGCCCGGCCACGTCAACCACTGGTCCAAGCGCTCGTTCGTGGAGCTGTTGAGCCGCCACGGCAGCGTCGTGCAGGCACGCTCGCCGTTCCCGTGGACCATGCTGCTCGTCAAGCTTGGCTGA